The Phaenicophaeus curvirostris isolate KB17595 chromosome 15, BPBGC_Pcur_1.0, whole genome shotgun sequence genome window below encodes:
- the LOC138727273 gene encoding protocadherin beta-15-like gives MAIARQVLCLSALLSLPHARSQPLRYSVAEEAPSGSLVADVAEDAGLAPAQLSARRARLASEDGRQRLRLDRATGRLVVAERLDREELCAQAPACTLPLELLLADPLQFFRIEVAVRDVNDHSPRFPDEQITLRIPETSNPGSRFPLAGARDLDIGSNSVQGYSISPENEYFSVSFGSQSEEEKYVELVLEKPLDREEQAEMSFSLIAVDGGSPPRSGTTQIHIVVLDVNDNSPIFTQKLYVGQILENAPEGTVVLRVMATDPDVGTNGDISYQFIEEVGQKHLAFEIDAKSGEIKLRKPLDFETAQKHELSVQATDGGGLSAICKVLVEVLDVNDNAPELVVSSFSSPLPENVSPGTVVAFFTIRDRDAGANGKITCALEDQLSFSLRPAYKNYYELVTVTTLDREEMARYIVTVTAADAGSPPLTTTQTFTVDISDVNDNAPVFNQTSYTMYVHENNVPTVLVGTIHASDADIGPNAKVTYSLARAHLTEQPPCSCISVNSENGHVFVLRPLDYEQLKQVEVLVVASDAGSPPLSANVTVHLVVVDENDNAPLVLHPAQDSSPASSELVPMSAEAGYLVTKVVAVDADSGQNSWLSYHLLKASDPGLFVVGAQSGEVRLRRPVTERDTVKQKLIILVRDNGRPPLSATAALSALLLNDFSDVHLPHGSLATEDNSDSLTTYLIISLVFVSLLFLASMAAFIICKVCKREALKGGHVLYTANNFPSSLADAASAGTLPHPYCYEISLTTGSGNSEFKFLKPILPSLPPQHCALGGDTDDEQVFPQGPLTAGDVLPDNTGMLSGEQFNSLSFN, from the coding sequence atgGCGATCGCAAGGCAagtgctttgtctctctgctctcctctcgctGCCGCACGctcgctcccagcccctgcgctACTCCGTAGCCGAGGAGGCGCCGAGCGGCTCGCTCGTAGCCGACGTGGCCGAGGACGCGGGGCTGGCCCCGGCGCAGCTCTCGGCTCGCCGCGCCCGCCTGGCCTCGGAGGACGGCCGGCAGCGCTTGCGCTTGGACCGCGCCACCGGCCGCCTCGTCGTGGCCGAGAGGCTCGACCGGGAGGAGCTGTGCGCCCAGGCGCCCGCCTGCACGCtgcccttggagctgctgctggccgaCCCGCTGCAGTTCTTCCGCATCGAGGTGGCCGTGCGGGACGTCAACGACCACTCGCCCCGCTTCCCGGACGAGCAGATCACGCTTAGGATCCCTGAGACCAGCAACCCCGGCTCGCGTTTTCCTCTGGCGGGGGCTCGGGACCTGGATATTGGTAGCAACAGCGTCCAAGGTTACAGCATCTCTCCCGAGAACGAGTACTTTAGTGTCTCCTTTGGGAGTCAGAGTGAGGAAGAGAAATATGTGGAACTGGTTTTGGAAAAGCCCCTAGacagagaggagcaggcagagatgaGTTTCAGTCTCATAGCTGTGGATGGGGGCTCTCCCCCGAGGAGTGGAACAACTCAAATCCACATTGTTGTTTTAGATGTAAATGACAACTCTCCCATCTTCACACAGAAGCTCTATGTTGGTCAGATTTTGGAAAATGCCCCCGAGGGCACCGTGGTTCTGAGGGTAATGGCAACTGATCCGGATGTGGGTACTAATGGGGACATCTCCTACCAGTTTATTGAAGAGGTTGGCCAGAAACACTTGGCATTTGAGATTGATGCCAAGAGCGGTGAAATTAAACTCAGAAAGCCTCTGGACTTTGAGACAGCACAGAAACACGAACTCAGTGTGCAAGCCACGGATGGGGGAGGCCTCTCAGCAATCTGCAAGGTATTGGTGGAGGTTCTGGATGTGAATGACAATGCACCAGAGCTGGTGGTGagttccttcagcagccccctccccgaGAACGTGTCACCTGGGACAGTGGTTGCCTTCTTCACTATCAGGGACCGTGATGCAGGAGCAAACGGGAAGATCACCTGTGCCCTTGAGGACCAGCTGTCATTCTCCCTGCGGCCAGCCTATAAGAATTACTATGAGCTGGTGACTGTGACCACACTGGACCGGGAGGAAATGGCACGGTACATTGTAACTGTCACAGCAGCAGACGCAGGGTCACCTCCTCTCACTACCACCCAGACCTTCACGGTGGACATCTCTGATGTCAACGACAATGCACCTGTCTTCAACCAGACATCATACACCATGTATGTGCATGAGAACAATGTCCCCACTGTTCTTGTTGGAACCATCCATGCCTCAGATGCTGACATAGGCCCCAATGCCAAGGTGACCTATTCCCTGGCACGTGCTCACCTCACAGAGCAGCCTCCCTGTTCTTGCATTTCTGTGAACTCTGAGAATGGGCACGTGTTTGTGCTGCGGCCTCTGGACTATGAGCAGCTGAAGCAGGTTGAGGTCTTGGTGGTTGCCTCTGATGCAGGATCTCCTCCTCTCAGTGCCAATGTCACTGTCCACCTTGTTGTGGTGGATGAGAATGACAATGCCCCACTGGTGCTGCATCCAGCCCAGgacagcagcccagcatccaGCGAGCTGGTGCCCATGTCGGCTGAGGCAGGGTACCTGGTCACCAAAGTGGTGGCTGTTGATGCTGACTCTGGGCAGAACTCGTGGCTCTCGTACCACCTGCTGAAGGCCAGTGACCCCGGTCTGTTTGTGGTGGGTGCCCAAAGTGGGGAGGTGCGTCTGCGGAGGCCAGTGACAGAGAGAGACACCGTGAAGCAGAAGCTCATCATCCTGGTGCGAGACAATGGGCGGCCACCGCTGTCggccacagcagcactgagtgcaCTTCTGCTCAATGACTTCTCAGATGTGCACCTACCACACGGCAGCCTGGCCACAGAGGACAACAGCGACTCCTTGACAACCTATTTAATAATTTCCTTGGTCTTTGTCTCACTGCTCTTCCTTGCATCCATGGCAGCATTCATCATTTGCAAGGTGTGTAAGAGAGAGGCACTGAAGGGTGGGCATGTGCTTTACACTGCCAACAACTTTCCAAGCAGCCTGGCTGATGCAGCCTCTGCAGggaccctgccccatccctattGCTATGAGATCAGCCTCACAACAGGTTCAGGCAACAGCGAGTTCAAGTTCCTGAAGCCCATCCTGCCCAGCCTGCCACCACAGCACTGTGCCCTGGGTGGGGACACTGATGATGAACAGGTTTTTCCCCAAGGCCCTCTGACTGCTGGGGATGTGCTACCAGACAACACAGGGATGCTCTCTGGGGAACAGTTCAATAGTCTTTCCTTTAACTAG
- the LOC138727274 gene encoding protocadherin beta-15-like — MPQVLCLPSVGTGLAVSGMDLASPSWEPGSLVAKVVRVDAASSSKGRAGGSAAAEQQRKYSPVRRWVGVLAANRRVPVPAPALQAPAERKSRGSRSGRAAAHGVGELGGFQAPQPGIADQIRLGRGWTMLGTTEDGEWLLWRVRASGRRSGEQQRRVILLLVCVCVCQSGAEPLRYSLAEEMERESFVGNIAEDLGLSPSQLAARKARVVSEGNERLFHLNRNTGALTAKESLDREEMCPRRDTCTVFFKIVFENPLELIRGELEVLDVNDNSPVFPEKEVVLEIPETTSPGSRFPLQSARDRDVGSNGLQNYSLGTNSHFSLDFGTGNDEVRYLELVLERHLDREEQPQLSLLLIATDGGSPPRSGTAQVRIIVVDANDNTPVFSREVYEVQLAENSPPGQLVVRVAAADPDEGSNGKVRYSFTETSEGSRQLFQLNPDTGEIRVAGNFDFEEAERHDLAVRATDGGSLSAHCKVRVEVLDVNDNAPEITLTSQSVSVPEDAPPRTVVALLSVRDRDSGDNGRTECSIDGDSPFMLTGGGDEYYELRTTAALDRERTAEYNVTVRAADRGRRRLSSRASLRVQVSDVNDNAPEFTQAVYTASVSENEGPMVRIGSVSATDADAGANGRVRYALVRQEGAEQPAVSVNAESGAVFLLRPLDYEQVRALEVAVRAADGGSPPLRAQAVLRVVVRDENDNAPVVLHPPAESSGAAAGELVPRSAEAGYLVAKVVAVDADAGQNAWLSYELWKATEPGLFRVGPHSGEVRTARAVAERDAPRHRLVVLVRDRGRPPRSATATLGIALVGGFSDAHLRGAEEAPAAEPEGPLTLSLTVCLACVSALFLATAGAAVAAKVRRARRSAAESLPAFPQSAPPSSAGSLPRSSVYDVCFAAGSLDGDLRFLGPLLPCFPAGLPPGPAEQRSSLCSTEAANLGDDGDRAAEVRDLPGPGRGRERGGSSAGGSGCRSRQSSHLRRHGSQTCGSSLHCKQGEGAPWQF, encoded by the exons ATGCCACAGGTGCTGTGCCTGCCATCAGTGGGCACAGGCTTGGCGGTGTCAGGCATGGATCTAGCATCACCATCGTGGGAGCCCGGCTCGCTGGTGGCCAAGGTGGTGAGGGTGGATGCAG cctccagcagcaaaggccGGGCTGGCGGCTCTGCCGCggctgagcagcagaggaaatattcCCCCGTGCGACGCTGGGTGGGGGTGTTGGCCGCGAACCGGCGGGTTCCTGTGCCCGCCCCGGCTTTGCAGGCACCGGCGGAGAGAAAGAGCCGCGGGAGCCGCTCGGGAAGGGCGGCGGCACACGGAGTCGGGGAGCTCGGGGGCTTTCAGGCCCCTCAGCCCGGGATTGCTGACCAAATCCGCCTCGGACGCGGCTGGACGATGCTGGGAACGACGGAGGACGGGGAATGGCTTTTGTGGCGAGTGCGAGCGAGTGGGAGACGGAGCGGAGAGCAGCAGAGGCGAGTGATCTTGTTGCTTGTGTGCGTTTGCGTGTGTCAGAGCGGGGCCGAACCCCTCCGCTATTCCCTGgcggaggagatggagagggagtcGTTTGTGGGCAATATTGCAGAGGACCTGGGGCTTTCTCCGAGCCAGCTGGCGGCTCGCAAGGCGCGCGTTGTGTCCGAGGGGAACGAGCGGCTTTTCCACCTCAATCGAAACACGGGAGCGCTGACGGCAAAGGAGTCTCTGGACCGAGAGGAGATGTGTCCGAGGAGAGACACCTGCACCGTCTTCTTTAAGATAGTCTTTGAAAATCCCTTGGAGCTGATCCGAGGGGAGTTGGAGGTTCTTGACGTGAACGACAACTCTCCCGTCTTCCCGGAGAAGGAGGTGGTTTTAGAGATTCCCGAAACGACATCTCCTGGGTCCCGTTTCCCTCTGCAAAGTGCCAGGGACAGGGACGTGGGCAGCAACGGATTGCAGAACTACAGTCTCGGGACAAATTCGCATTTCTCCCTCGATTTCGGAACAGGGAATGATGAAGTTAGATACCTGGAACTGGTCTTAGAACGGCACCTGGACCGGGAAGAGCAGCCGCAGCTGAGTCTACTCCTGATCGCCACAGATGGTGGCTCCCCACCGAGGTCGGGAACTGCTCAGGTGCGGATTATCGTGGTGGATGCTAATGACAACACCCCGGTCTTCAGTCGGGAGGTCTACGAGGTGCAATTGGCCGAGAACAGCCCCCCGGGGCAGCTGGTGGTCAGAGTCGCGGCCGCGGATCCCGACGAAGGGTCCAACGGGAAAGTGCGATACAGCTTCACCGAAACATCAGAGGGGTCCCGgcagctcttccagctgaacCCTGACACCGGGGAGATCCGGGTGGCGGGAAACTTCGACTTCGAGGAAGCGGAACGCCACGACTTGGCGGTGAGAGCCACCGACGGCGGGAGCCTGTCTGCGCATTGCAAAGTGCGGGTGGAGGTGCtggacgtgaacgacaacgcCCCGGAGATAACGCTCACCTCCCAGTCGGTCTCCGTTCCCGAGGACGCGCCGCCCCGCACCGTGGTGGCCCTGTTGAGCGTGCGGGACCGCGACTCCGGCGACAACGGCAGGACGGAGTGCTCCATCGACGGGGACTCGCCCTTCATGCTGACGGGCGGCGGGGATGAGTACTACGAGCTGAGGACGACGGCGGCGCTGGACAGGGAGCGGACGGCAGAGTATAACGTGACGGTGAGAGCCGCGGACCGGGGCAGGAGGCGGCTGAGCTCCCGGGCGAGCCTGCGGGTGCAGGTGTcggacgtgaacgacaacgcgcccgaGTTCACGCAGGCGGTTTACACGGCGTCGGTGTCGGAGAACGAGGGCCCCATGGTCCGCATCGGCAGCGTGAGCGCCACGGACGCCGACGCGGGAGCGAACGGGCGCGTGAGATACGCGCTGGTGCGGCAGGAGGGCGCGGAGCAGCCCGCGGTGTCGGTGAACGCCGAGAGCGGCGCCGTTTTCCTGCTGCGGCCGCTGGACTACGAGCAGGTGCGCGCCTTGGAGGTGGCGGTGCGCGCTGCCGACGGCGGCTCGCCGCCGCTGCGCGCCCAGGCGGTGCTGCGCGTGGTGGTGCGCGAcgagaacgacaacgcgcccgtgGTGCTGCACCCGCCCGCCGAGAGcagcggcgcggcggcgggcgaGCTGGTGCCGCGCTCGGCCGAGGCCGGGTACCTGGTGGCCAAGGTGGTGGCGGTGGACGCGGACGCGGGGCAGAACGCGTGGCTGTCGTACGAGCTGTGGAAGGCGACGGAGCCGGGGCTGTTCCGCGTGGGGCCGCACAGCGGCGAGGTGCGCACGGCGCGGGCCGTGGCGGAGCGGGACGCGCCCCGGCACAGGCTCGTCGTGCTGGTGCGAGACCGCGggcggccgccgcgctccgCCACCGCCACCCTCGGCATCGCCCTGGTCGGCGGCTTCTCCGACGCCCATCTGCGGGGCgccgaggaggcgccggccgcCGAGCCCGAGGGGCCGCTCACCCTCTCCCTCACCGTCTGCCTGGCCTGCGTGTCCGCCCTCTTCCTGGCCACGGCGGGGGCCGCCGTGGCGGCCAAGGTGCGGCGGGCCCGGCGCAGCGCGGCCGAGAGCTTGCCCGCCTTCCCGCAGTCCGCCCCGCCGAGCAGCGCGGGCTCCCTGCCCCGCAGCTCCGTCTACGACGTCTGCTTCGCCGCCGGCAGCCTCGACGGCGACTTGCGCTTCCTCgggcccctcctgccctgcttcccCGCCGGGctgccccccggcccggccGAGCAGCGGAGCTCGCTCTGCTCCACGGAGGCGGCCAACCTCGGCGACGACGGCGACCGGGCTGCAGAGGTGAGGGACCTGCCCGGGCCCGGGCGAGGCagggagcggggagggagcaGCGCGGGGGGCTCGGGGTGTCGCTCAC GACAGAGCTCCCATCTCCGCAGACACGGCTCGCAGACGTGCGGAAGCAGCTTGCACTGCAAACAGGGGGAAGGAGCTCCGTGGCAATTCTGA
- the LOC138727275 gene encoding protocadherin beta-4-like, protein MAIARQVLCLSALLSLPHARSQPLRYSVAEEAPSGSLVADVAEDAGLAPAQLSARRARLASEDGRQRLRLDRATGRLVVAERLDREELCAQAPACTLPLELLLADPLQFFRIEVAVRDVNDHSPRFPDEQITLRIAENSNPGLRFPVEVAEDLDIGSNSVQSYSISPENEYFNVFFGSRIKDKKYVELVLEKPLDREEQAEMSFSLIALDGGSPPRSGSTKIHIVVQDVNDNAPIFTQELYVGQVLETAPEGSVVLRVVATDLDVGTNGDISYQFSQGMAQSSSAFAIDPMSGEIKLTKSLDFEAAQQHELSVRATDGGGLSAICKVLVEVLDVNDNAPELVVSSLNSPLPENALPGTVAALFSVRDRDAGENGKITCALEEQLSFSLRPAYKNYYELVTVTTLDREETARYILTVTAADTGSPPLTTTQTFMVDISDVNDNAPVFNQTSYIMYVRENNVPTMLVGTVHASDVDIGPNAKVTYSLAPPLTTEQPPCSCISVNSENGHVFVLRPLDYEQLKQFEVLVIASDAGSPPLSANVTVHVVVVDENDNAPLVLHPAQDSSPASSELVPMSAEAGYLVTKVVAVDADSGQNSWLSYHLLKASDPGLFVVGAEGWTCALCCQQLSEQPG, encoded by the coding sequence atgGCGATCGCAAGGCAagtgctttgtctctctgctctcctctcgctGCCGCACGctcgctcccagcccctgcgctACTCCGTAGCCGAGGAGGCGCCGAGCGGCTCGCTCGTAGCCGACGTGGCCGAGGACGCGGGGCTGGCCCCGGCGCAGCTCTCGGCTCGCCGCGCCCGCCTGGCCTCGGAGGACGGCCGGCAGCGCTTGCGCTTGGACCGCGCCACCGGCCGCCTCGTCGTGGCCGAGAGGCTCGACCGGGAGGAGCTGTGCGCCCAGGCGCCCGCCTGCACGCtgcccttggagctgctgctggccgaCCCGCTGCAGTTCTTCCGCATCGAGGTGGCCGTGCGGGACGTCAACGACCACTCGCCCCGCTTCCCGGACGAGCAGATCACGCTTAGGATCGCGGAGAATAGCAACCCGGGATTGCGTTTTCCTGTGGAGGTTGCTGAGGACCTGGATATTGGTAGCAACAGTGTCCAGTCTTACAGCATTTCTCCCGAGAACGAGTACTTTAATGTCTTCTTTGGGAGTCGGATTAAGGACAAGAAGTATGTGGAACTGGTATTGGAAAAGCCTCTAGacagagaggagcaggcagagatgaGTTTCAGTCTCATTGCTTTGGACGGGGGCTCTCCCCCGAGGAGTGGGAGCACCAAAATCCACATTGTTGTTCAGGATGTAAATGACAACGCTCCCATCTTCACACAGGAGCTGTATGTGGGGCAAGTTTTGGAAACTGCCCCGGAAGGGTCTGTAGTTCTGAGGGTGGTGGCAACTGATCTGGATGTGGGTACTAATGGGGACATCTCCTACCAGTTCAGCCAAGGGATGGCCCAGAGTTCCTCAGCATTTGCCATAGACCCCATGAGTGGTGAAATAAAACTCACAAAGTCCCTAGACTTTGAGGCAGCACAGCAACATGAGCTCAGTGTTCGCGCCACAGATGGTGGGGGCCTCTCGGCAATCTGTAAGGTATTGGTGGAGGTGCTGGATGTGAATGACAATGCACCAGAGCTGGTGGTGAGTTCTTTGAACAGTCCCCTACCTGAGAATGCGTTACCGGGAACGGTAGCTGCTCTCTTCTCTGTCAGGGACCGTGATGCAGGAGAAAATGGGAAGATTACCTGTGCCCTTGAGGAGCAGCTGTCATTCTCCCTGCGGCCAGCCTATAAGAATTACTATGAGCTGGTGACTGTGACCACACTGGACCGGGAAGAGACCGCACGGTACATCCTGACTGTCACAGCAGCAGACACAGGGTCACCTCCTCTCACTACCACCCAGACCTTCATGGTGGACATCTCTGATGTCAATGACAATGCACCTGTCTTCAACCAGACATCATACATCATGTATGTGCGTGAGAACAATGTCCCCACCATGCTCGTTGGAACTGTCCATGCATCAGATGTTGACATTGGGCCCAATGCCAAGGTGACTTATTCCCTGGCACCACCTCTCACCAcagagcagcctccctgctcctgcatctCTGTGAACTCTGAGAATGGGCACGTGTTTGTGCTGCGACCTCTGGACTACGAGCAGCTGAAACAGTTCGAGGTCTTGGTGATTGCCTCTGATGCAGGATCTCCTCCCCTCAGTGCCAATGTCACTGTCCACGTTGTTGTGGTGGATGAGAATGACAATGCGCCGCTGGTGCTGCATCCAGCCCAGgacagcagcccagcatccaGCGAGCTGGTGCCCATGTCGGCTGAGGCAGGGTACCTGGTCACCAAAGTGGTGGCTGTTGATGCTGACTCGGGACAGAACTCGTGGCTGTCGTACCACCTGCTGAAGGCCTCTGACCCCGGTCTGTTTGTGGTGGGTGCTGAAGGATGGACATGTGCTTTATGCTGCCAGCAACTTTCCGAGCAGCCTGGCTGA